Proteins encoded by one window of Engraulis encrasicolus isolate BLACKSEA-1 chromosome 21, IST_EnEncr_1.0, whole genome shotgun sequence:
- the LOC134437726 gene encoding calpain-5-like isoform X1, with the protein MDETFGCIGSVPGFDRAKLKKSKCLEDLLPFLHWLRENSMKKVMPERPCLFQGQSYHKLKRACLRQGTLFQDPLFPPTAQSLFYKRVPPPGITWKRPRELCKDPRLFVDGISTRDLHQGSLGNCWMVAATSCLASEPSLWKKVIPEHTEQEWDPKRPDIYAGIFHFRFWRMGRWTDVVIDDRLPVSEDGTLLFCRSATPREFWSALLEKAYAKLNGCYEALEGGNTAEALVDFTGGVSEPISLARCSLMQHPDQRKTLFQTLSKAHSQRALITCSIRPEEGECLESVLDCGLVKGHAYGVTAIRRIRLGPRLLGSCGETDRLCMVRLRNPWGTSDWTEAWSQGSQEWQQLGRKEREKMGLVVRDVGEFWMEFEDFCCYFTDMVVCRLAEGSLLWHKDRWREVRCEGEWRPPPRGGRPKRYPPYLPPGKPSSTAPYPLVWYTQRGDRKEARLGECKQEPTTGRRRERDQDNRGPARIQDKNGGDAAKKRLCDQAVHRRWMAHRDKRSRCGGCINHRETFLHNPQFMFEVQHREEEVLICLQQEDRRMKRKEGGGENLPIGFEVLRVEVNRMSRVQCIGEQAASSVYMDSRSVALRVTLRPGRYALLPTTFQPGSTGRFLLRLFSLTQIHLRELKEELPPASLWRCCLPQPCLVTTVHLHRASGLCHPKQAAPDVYCVIRCEEDTVRTAVFKANRNPEFNTKVIFYRKKPHAPIYIELWSNGLVWDTLLGGCRLQSEDSERGRNRTIDLQGGQSDIGARGCVHVETSSSHCLTDL; encoded by the exons ATGGATGAAACGTTTGGCTGTATTGGGTCTGTGCCCGGTTTTGACAGGGCCAAACTGAAAAAGTCAAAGTGCTTGGAAGACCTGCTGCCCTTTCTGCACTGGCTGCGAGAAAACTCCATGAAGAAGGT AATGCCCGAGCGACCGTGTTTGTTCCAGGGCCAGAGTTACCACAAGCTGaagcgtgcatgcctgcgtcagGGCACACTGTTCCAGGACCCCCTCTTCCCCCCGACGGCCCAGTCCCTCTTCTATAAGCGCGTACCTCCCCCAGGAATCACATGGAAAAGACCTCGG GAGCTCTGTAAAGATCCTCGCCTCTTTGTGGATGGCATCAGCACACGGGACCTGCACCAGGGCAGCCTGGGAAACTGCTGGATGGTAGCAGCCACCTCCTGCCTGGCCTCGGAGCCCTCACTGTGGAAGaag GTGATACCAGAGCACACAGAGCAGGAATGGGACCCAAAACGGCCTGACATATATGCCGGAATCTTCCATTTCCGCTTCTGGCGCATGGGCCGTTGGACAGATGTGGTCATCGACGACCGCCTGCCAGTCAGTGAGGATGGAACGTTGCTTTTCTGCCGCTCGGCAACACCACGAGAGTTCTGGAGTGCCCTTTTGGAAAAGGCCTATGCCAA GCTGAATGGCTGTTACGAGGCCCTTGAGGGGGGCAACACAGCTGAGGCACTGGTGGACTTCACAGGAGGCGTCTCAGAGCCCATCAGTCTGGCACGCTGTTCCTTGATGCAGCACCCAGACCAGAGGAAGACACTGTTTCAGACCCTCAGCAAAGCGCACAGCCAGAGGGCACTCATCACCTGCTCGATACGG CCTGAGGAGGGTGAATGTTTGGAGTCGGTGCTGGATTGTGGGCTGGTGAAGGGCCACGCGTACGGGGTCACGGCCATCAGGCGTATCAGGCTAGGCCCTCGCTTGCTGGGCAGCTGCGGGGAGACAGACCGCTTGTGCATGGTGCGCCTCCGGAACCCCTGGGGCACATCGGACTGGACCGAAGCCTGGAGTCAAGG CTCTCAGGAATGGCAGCAGCTGGGccgtaaggagagagagaagatgggtcTTGTGGTGCGGGATGTCGGTGAATTCTG GATGGAGTTTGAGGACTTTTGCTGCTACTTCACGGACATGGTGGTGTGCCGGCTGGCGGAGGGCTCGCTGCTCTGGCACAAAGACCGCTGGAGGGAAGTGCGCTGCGAGGGAGAGTGGAGACCACCCCCGAGAGGAGGCCGTCCGAAAAGATACCCGCCCTATCTACCCCCGGGCAAGCCCAGCTCCACAGCTCCTTACCCCTTAGTCTGGTACACCCAGAGGGGGGACAGGAAAGAAGCTCGACTGGGGGAGTGTAAGCAGGAGCCCACCACAGGCCGGAGGAGGGAAAGGGATCAGGACAACAGAGGGCCAGCAAGGATACAGGACAAG AATGGAGGTGATGCTGCCAAAAAGAGACTGTGTGACCAGGCTGTTCACAGGAGATGGATGGCGCATCGGGACAAAAGAAGTCGATGTGGAGGCTGCATCAACCACAGGGAGACATTTCTGCACAACCCCCAG TTTATGTTTGAGGTTCAgcacagagaagaggaggtgCTGATCTGTCTTCAGCAGGAGGATAGGAGGATGAAGAGAaaagaaggtggaggagagaacCTTCCGATTGGTTTTGAAGTACTGAGG GTGGAGGTGAACCGCATGAGCCGTGTTCAGTGCATTGGTGAGCAGGCAGCTAGCTCTGTGTACATGGACTCTCGCAGCGTGGCACTCCGAGTCACCCTCAGGCCTGGACGCTACGCCCTTCTACCCACGACCTTTCAGCCAGGGAGCACCGGCCGATTCCTGCTTCgtcttttttctctcacacaaatACATCTCAG GGAGCTGAAAGAGGAGCTTCCTCCTGCATCTCTATGGAGGTGTTGTCTACCTCAGCCGTGCCTGGTCACCACTGTACACTTGCACCGAGCCTCAGGCCTCTGTCACCCCAAACAAGCAG cTCCAGATGTGTATTGTGTTATTCGTTGTGAGGAGGACACAGTAAGGACAGCTGTGTTCAAGGCAAATCGGAATCCTGAGTTCAACACAAAAGTTATTTTCTACAGGAAGAAACCTCATGCACCAATATACATAGAG CTGTGGAGCAATGGACTGGTTTGGGACACATTGCTTGGTGGGTGTCGACTTCAGAGTGAGGACAGTGAAAGAGGACGGAACAGAACAATTGACCTTCAAGGAGGTCAATCGGATATTGGCGCTCGTGGGTGTGTTCACGTGGAGACCTCCTCCAGCCACTGTCTGACGGATCTATGA
- the LOC134437726 gene encoding calpain-5-like isoform X2 — protein sequence MPERPCLFQGQSYHKLKRACLRQGTLFQDPLFPPTAQSLFYKRVPPPGITWKRPRELCKDPRLFVDGISTRDLHQGSLGNCWMVAATSCLASEPSLWKKVIPEHTEQEWDPKRPDIYAGIFHFRFWRMGRWTDVVIDDRLPVSEDGTLLFCRSATPREFWSALLEKAYAKLNGCYEALEGGNTAEALVDFTGGVSEPISLARCSLMQHPDQRKTLFQTLSKAHSQRALITCSIRPEEGECLESVLDCGLVKGHAYGVTAIRRIRLGPRLLGSCGETDRLCMVRLRNPWGTSDWTEAWSQGSQEWQQLGRKEREKMGLVVRDVGEFWMEFEDFCCYFTDMVVCRLAEGSLLWHKDRWREVRCEGEWRPPPRGGRPKRYPPYLPPGKPSSTAPYPLVWYTQRGDRKEARLGECKQEPTTGRRRERDQDNRGPARIQDKNGGDAAKKRLCDQAVHRRWMAHRDKRSRCGGCINHRETFLHNPQFMFEVQHREEEVLICLQQEDRRMKRKEGGGENLPIGFEVLRVEVNRMSRVQCIGEQAASSVYMDSRSVALRVTLRPGRYALLPTTFQPGSTGRFLLRLFSLTQIHLRELKEELPPASLWRCCLPQPCLVTTVHLHRASGLCHPKQAAPDVYCVIRCEEDTVRTAVFKANRNPEFNTKVIFYRKKPHAPIYIELWSNGLVWDTLLGGCRLQSEDSERGRNRTIDLQGGQSDIGARGCVHVETSSSHCLTDL from the exons ATGCCCGAGCGACCGTGTTTGTTCCAGGGCCAGAGTTACCACAAGCTGaagcgtgcatgcctgcgtcagGGCACACTGTTCCAGGACCCCCTCTTCCCCCCGACGGCCCAGTCCCTCTTCTATAAGCGCGTACCTCCCCCAGGAATCACATGGAAAAGACCTCGG GAGCTCTGTAAAGATCCTCGCCTCTTTGTGGATGGCATCAGCACACGGGACCTGCACCAGGGCAGCCTGGGAAACTGCTGGATGGTAGCAGCCACCTCCTGCCTGGCCTCGGAGCCCTCACTGTGGAAGaag GTGATACCAGAGCACACAGAGCAGGAATGGGACCCAAAACGGCCTGACATATATGCCGGAATCTTCCATTTCCGCTTCTGGCGCATGGGCCGTTGGACAGATGTGGTCATCGACGACCGCCTGCCAGTCAGTGAGGATGGAACGTTGCTTTTCTGCCGCTCGGCAACACCACGAGAGTTCTGGAGTGCCCTTTTGGAAAAGGCCTATGCCAA GCTGAATGGCTGTTACGAGGCCCTTGAGGGGGGCAACACAGCTGAGGCACTGGTGGACTTCACAGGAGGCGTCTCAGAGCCCATCAGTCTGGCACGCTGTTCCTTGATGCAGCACCCAGACCAGAGGAAGACACTGTTTCAGACCCTCAGCAAAGCGCACAGCCAGAGGGCACTCATCACCTGCTCGATACGG CCTGAGGAGGGTGAATGTTTGGAGTCGGTGCTGGATTGTGGGCTGGTGAAGGGCCACGCGTACGGGGTCACGGCCATCAGGCGTATCAGGCTAGGCCCTCGCTTGCTGGGCAGCTGCGGGGAGACAGACCGCTTGTGCATGGTGCGCCTCCGGAACCCCTGGGGCACATCGGACTGGACCGAAGCCTGGAGTCAAGG CTCTCAGGAATGGCAGCAGCTGGGccgtaaggagagagagaagatgggtcTTGTGGTGCGGGATGTCGGTGAATTCTG GATGGAGTTTGAGGACTTTTGCTGCTACTTCACGGACATGGTGGTGTGCCGGCTGGCGGAGGGCTCGCTGCTCTGGCACAAAGACCGCTGGAGGGAAGTGCGCTGCGAGGGAGAGTGGAGACCACCCCCGAGAGGAGGCCGTCCGAAAAGATACCCGCCCTATCTACCCCCGGGCAAGCCCAGCTCCACAGCTCCTTACCCCTTAGTCTGGTACACCCAGAGGGGGGACAGGAAAGAAGCTCGACTGGGGGAGTGTAAGCAGGAGCCCACCACAGGCCGGAGGAGGGAAAGGGATCAGGACAACAGAGGGCCAGCAAGGATACAGGACAAG AATGGAGGTGATGCTGCCAAAAAGAGACTGTGTGACCAGGCTGTTCACAGGAGATGGATGGCGCATCGGGACAAAAGAAGTCGATGTGGAGGCTGCATCAACCACAGGGAGACATTTCTGCACAACCCCCAG TTTATGTTTGAGGTTCAgcacagagaagaggaggtgCTGATCTGTCTTCAGCAGGAGGATAGGAGGATGAAGAGAaaagaaggtggaggagagaacCTTCCGATTGGTTTTGAAGTACTGAGG GTGGAGGTGAACCGCATGAGCCGTGTTCAGTGCATTGGTGAGCAGGCAGCTAGCTCTGTGTACATGGACTCTCGCAGCGTGGCACTCCGAGTCACCCTCAGGCCTGGACGCTACGCCCTTCTACCCACGACCTTTCAGCCAGGGAGCACCGGCCGATTCCTGCTTCgtcttttttctctcacacaaatACATCTCAG GGAGCTGAAAGAGGAGCTTCCTCCTGCATCTCTATGGAGGTGTTGTCTACCTCAGCCGTGCCTGGTCACCACTGTACACTTGCACCGAGCCTCAGGCCTCTGTCACCCCAAACAAGCAG cTCCAGATGTGTATTGTGTTATTCGTTGTGAGGAGGACACAGTAAGGACAGCTGTGTTCAAGGCAAATCGGAATCCTGAGTTCAACACAAAAGTTATTTTCTACAGGAAGAAACCTCATGCACCAATATACATAGAG CTGTGGAGCAATGGACTGGTTTGGGACACATTGCTTGGTGGGTGTCGACTTCAGAGTGAGGACAGTGAAAGAGGACGGAACAGAACAATTGACCTTCAAGGAGGTCAATCGGATATTGGCGCTCGTGGGTGTGTTCACGTGGAGACCTCCTCCAGCCACTGTCTGACGGATCTATGA